The Desulfobacterales bacterium genome includes the window TCAGCTTGATGCCAAACTGTTTCAGACTGAGGCTCAACACCTCCTACAGAACAAAAAACACCAACAGCGCCATCTAAAACTCTTAAAGACCGTTCAACTTCTATAGTAAAATCAACATGCCCTGGAGTATCAATTACCTGTATGTCGTAGTCTTTCCATTTACATGTTGTGACTGCTGAAGTGATGGTTATACCACGTTCTTGTTCGTCAACCATCCAGTCCATTTGAGCTTCACCGTCATGGACTTCACCCATTTTATAGGTTTTGCCTGTATAATACAGTATTCGTTCTGTAACAGTGGTTTTTCCTGCATCAATATGAGCAATAATTCCAATATTTCTTATTTTAGTTATTTTATTTTCTTTTTTCATAACTCACTTCATCTAATTAAAAGCATGTTGGCAGAAAACGGAAATCGTAAGTCGATATGTCCAGCTAAAGTTAAAGATTCATTTCCATCAACAAGGATTTTTACAGTTTTAATTTCTGGAATATTTAATGTTAAAGAATTTACTATCGAATAAACAGCCAATAGCTCTAAACTGGCATCATAATGCCCTGATGTTTTTACGCTATCAGATAAGTCAACATACGCTGTCTCTTCTTTAGTTATGTAAAAAGCTTTTAGAAAAATGTTGTTCGGAAAAGGCGGAATAAATTTTTCTTTTGAAGGCCCTTTTATAAGTTCTTCTACTATATTTTTTCCTATTTCAAC containing:
- a CDS encoding GerMN domain-containing protein, whose translation is MNKLRVALFIFISVIITSGLLFFLLIGWNIDLDEQDENIVDKGIVEPKVNKVVFYLYFPDKCFNHLETEERVFIKNDDAVEIGKNIVEELIKGPSKEKFIPPFPNNIFLKAFYITKEETAYVDLSDSVKTSGHYDASLELLAVYSIVNSLTLNIPEIKTVKILVDGNESLTLAGHIDLRFPFSANMLLIR